A genomic stretch from Antarcticibacterium flavum includes:
- a CDS encoding magnesium chelatase: MKIKDITTFGALKNAGYQSKGIKEELRLNLIQKIKGGKPAFEGIHGYENTVIPELERAILSRHNINLLGLRGQAKTRLARLMVNLLDEYIPIVAGSEINDDPFNPISRYAREELKEKRDETPIEWVHREERFFEKLATPDVTVADLIGDVDPIKAANLKLSYADDRVIHFGMIPRANRSIFVINELPDLQARIQVALFNILQEGDIQIRGFKLRLPLDMQFVFTANPEDYTNRGSIVTPLKDRIGSQIITHYPQNIETARTITEQESRLDENQREMIHVPDLARDLLEQISFEARDNEFIDARSGVSARLSITAYENLLSTAERRAIKTGEEKTLLRFSDFMGVIPAITGKVELVYEGEQEGSAAVAQQLIADAVKTLFPKYFPKIEKLEKPSVESPYNDLVEWFFAESGFELPDDVKDKEYKQKLDSVPPLNKLIEKYQKDIPKEDQYFLKEFLLWGLVEYKKLNKYRYTTGIQFKDLYGSYISGL; this comes from the coding sequence ATGAAAATTAAAGATATTACAACTTTTGGCGCCCTAAAAAATGCGGGATACCAAAGCAAAGGCATAAAAGAGGAATTAAGATTAAATCTTATCCAGAAAATAAAGGGTGGAAAACCTGCCTTTGAGGGAATTCATGGATATGAAAATACCGTGATCCCGGAGCTTGAAAGAGCGATCCTCTCCCGGCATAACATCAATCTCCTGGGTTTAAGGGGGCAGGCAAAAACAAGACTTGCACGGTTAATGGTAAATCTACTGGATGAGTATATTCCAATAGTGGCAGGGTCTGAGATCAACGACGATCCCTTTAACCCGATTTCCCGCTATGCCAGGGAGGAGCTAAAAGAGAAGCGTGATGAAACACCAATAGAGTGGGTGCACAGGGAGGAAAGATTCTTTGAAAAACTGGCCACCCCAGATGTTACGGTGGCCGATCTTATTGGAGATGTTGACCCAATTAAGGCTGCCAATTTAAAACTTAGCTATGCCGATGACCGGGTGATTCATTTCGGGATGATACCTCGCGCCAACAGGTCCATTTTTGTGATCAATGAGTTGCCAGATCTGCAGGCGCGTATCCAGGTAGCCCTTTTCAACATTTTACAGGAAGGGGATATACAAATTCGTGGATTCAAACTCAGGCTGCCGCTAGATATGCAGTTCGTTTTCACCGCCAACCCTGAAGATTATACCAACAGGGGCAGTATAGTAACTCCTTTAAAGGATAGGATTGGTTCTCAAATTATCACCCATTATCCGCAAAATATAGAGACTGCGCGCACAATAACAGAGCAGGAATCCAGGCTGGATGAAAATCAGCGTGAGATGATCCATGTGCCGGACCTTGCCAGGGACCTTTTGGAACAAATAAGCTTTGAGGCCAGGGATAACGAATTCATCGATGCCCGTAGTGGGGTCAGTGCCCGTTTAAGTATTACCGCCTATGAAAACCTGCTAAGTACTGCAGAGCGCAGGGCTATTAAGACAGGTGAGGAGAAGACCTTGCTAAGGTTTAGCGATTTTATGGGGGTCATCCCTGCGATCACCGGGAAGGTGGAACTGGTTTATGAAGGAGAGCAGGAGGGAAGCGCAGCGGTAGCCCAGCAGCTAATAGCCGATGCTGTAAAGACACTGTTCCCGAAATATTTCCCAAAGATAGAAAAACTCGAAAAACCATCGGTGGAAAGTCCGTACAATGACCTCGTGGAATGGTTCTTTGCTGAAAGCGGATTTGAATTACCAGATGATGTTAAGGATAAGGAGTATAAGCAGAAGCTGGATTCTGTCCCACCGTTGAATAAGCTTATTGAAAAGTATCAAAAGGACATTCCCAAAGAAGATCAATATTTTCTGAAAGAATTTCTCTTGTGGGGACTTGTGGAATATAAGAAATTGAATAAGTACCGCTACACCACCGGTATCCAGTTCAAAGATCTTTACGGAAGCTACATCAGCGGATTATAA
- a CDS encoding vWA domain-containing protein has translation MKEKEKRGRSGFVFKKYEDPNTSPFEKLFEIFKELITHTSGDFDEAIDWLRQLDVEYKLTDEDYTIDDFIEDLKKKGYIREETKPGGPGMVITAKTERAIRQQALNQIFGKLKKGAGGNHTTKYQGAGDEHTGEFKSFNYGDPLEKISMTESLRNAQINHGTGDFKMTEDDLVVEETHHKSQMSTVLMIDISHSMILYGEDRITPAKKVAMALAELITTRYPKDTLDILVFGNDAWKISIGDLPYLQVGPYHTNTVAGLQLAMDLLRRKRNTNKQIFMITDGKPSCIRERDGTYYKNSVGLDPYIIDKCYNMAQQARKLHIPITTFMIAQDPYLERFVREFTQANHGKAFFTGLKGLGEMIFEDYEANRKKRIRG, from the coding sequence ATGAAAGAAAAAGAAAAGAGAGGCAGGTCTGGATTTGTCTTTAAAAAATACGAGGATCCCAATACATCCCCTTTTGAAAAGTTATTTGAGATCTTTAAGGAATTGATCACCCACACTTCCGGGGATTTTGATGAAGCCATAGACTGGCTAAGGCAATTGGATGTGGAATATAAACTCACAGATGAAGATTATACGATTGATGATTTCATTGAAGACCTTAAGAAAAAAGGATATATAAGGGAAGAAACAAAACCAGGTGGCCCGGGAATGGTGATCACTGCCAAAACCGAAAGAGCTATAAGACAGCAGGCACTAAACCAGATCTTTGGTAAACTAAAAAAAGGTGCGGGAGGAAATCACACTACGAAATACCAGGGTGCAGGAGATGAGCATACAGGAGAATTTAAATCCTTTAACTATGGCGATCCATTAGAAAAGATCTCAATGACAGAGAGCCTTAGGAATGCCCAGATCAACCATGGCACCGGGGATTTTAAAATGACAGAGGATGACCTGGTGGTGGAGGAAACCCATCACAAGTCTCAAATGAGTACGGTGTTGATGATTGACATAAGCCATAGTATGATCCTGTATGGAGAAGACAGGATCACGCCGGCTAAAAAAGTGGCAATGGCTCTTGCCGAATTAATTACTACCAGATATCCTAAAGACACCCTGGATATCCTGGTGTTTGGAAACGATGCCTGGAAGATCTCGATAGGGGACCTCCCTTACCTGCAGGTGGGCCCTTACCATACCAATACGGTTGCGGGCCTACAGCTTGCAATGGACCTCCTGCGGCGTAAGCGAAATACAAATAAACAAATCTTTATGATCACAGATGGGAAACCCAGCTGTATAAGAGAACGAGATGGCACCTATTACAAGAACAGCGTGGGGCTTGATCCATATATTATTGATAAGTGCTATAATATGGCTCAACAAGCCCGGAAACTACATATACCTATAACTACCTTTATGATCGCGCAGGATCCTTACCTTGAAAGGTTTGTTAGGGAATTCACGCAGGCTAATCATGGGAAGGCATTTTTTACGGGATTAAAAGGCCTGGGAGAAATGATCTTTGAGGATTATGAAGCCAATAGAAAAAAAAGAATACGAGGCTGA
- a CDS encoding phosphatase PAP2 family protein, which translates to MKLKSLLLLFLILLINLNAYSQKKESPYETDLLKDGIWITTGVGLNVIGFLLIQNKDALTEAELNNLSKDDIWKIDRWAAGNSSEKANQDSYIPMFGSIGLPLLLMLSENERSHAGQLSVLFVESMATTGALFTITAGLVQKSRPLVYDTNLPIEDRIGNDEQRSFFAGHTAATASATFFAAKVFHDFNPNSPLRPYVWGVAAAIPATVGYLRIRSGKHFLTDNIIGFAVGAASGILIPEIHKKKNKNLQLYPAMGFNHGGMNITSQGVGLSYKF; encoded by the coding sequence ATGAAGCTGAAGTCCTTACTCCTATTATTCTTAATCCTACTTATAAATTTAAACGCCTACAGTCAAAAAAAAGAATCTCCATATGAAACAGATCTTCTGAAGGATGGAATATGGATCACAACCGGAGTTGGATTAAATGTTATAGGATTTCTCCTCATTCAGAATAAAGACGCCTTAACTGAAGCTGAGCTTAATAACCTTTCAAAAGATGATATCTGGAAAATAGATCGCTGGGCAGCCGGAAATTCTTCAGAAAAAGCAAACCAGGATAGCTATATCCCAATGTTCGGCTCCATTGGCCTTCCCCTGCTCCTTATGCTAAGTGAAAATGAAAGATCACACGCAGGACAACTCTCTGTGCTGTTTGTGGAATCCATGGCTACTACAGGCGCCCTGTTCACGATCACTGCCGGGCTGGTCCAGAAAAGCAGGCCTTTGGTGTATGATACCAATTTACCAATTGAGGACAGGATTGGAAATGATGAGCAACGATCTTTTTTTGCCGGGCATACCGCAGCAACAGCATCGGCAACATTCTTTGCCGCCAAAGTCTTTCACGACTTTAATCCAAATTCTCCTTTAAGACCTTACGTTTGGGGGGTAGCTGCTGCCATTCCTGCCACCGTGGGTTATCTTAGAATAAGATCTGGTAAACACTTCCTTACAGATAATATCATTGGATTTGCAGTTGGAGCCGCCAGCGGAATATTAATCCCCGAAATTCATAAAAAAAAGAATAAAAATTTGCAACTTTATCCTGCAATGGGATTTAACCACGGCGGGATGAATATTACATCGCAGGGCGTGGGATTATCCTATAAATTTTAA
- a CDS encoding endonuclease/exonuclease/phosphatase family protein, with protein sequence MSIAEILLTLFGIIMLVPTIASLTRFDQWWVRGFDFPRIQISFLIMLMITLSIFFYSFEETYHYIITGLLLLSFLYQAAKIYPYTYLAKKQVISFKGSDPSSIVSVLVSNVLMTNRDHERLIALVKEKEPDLLLTLETDKKWEEELEVIEQQYPYGVKVPLDNLYGMHLYSRLKLEDIEVKYLISDEIPSIHGYVRLNNRSRIKIHCLHPMPPSPTEDPTSTNRDAELLLVGKDVKKDKESVLVFGDLNDVAWSRTTKLFQKLSGLLDPRIGRGFFNTFHAGNRFLRWPLDHVFHTSDFTLIELARLKSIGSDHFPIFIKLNYEPRAEVLQEEPEEADGEEKEWADEKIEEGNPKERDV encoded by the coding sequence ATGAGCATAGCTGAAATATTACTTACTCTTTTTGGTATTATCATGCTTGTGCCCACTATTGCTTCCTTAACAAGATTTGACCAATGGTGGGTAAGGGGATTTGACTTCCCGCGAATACAAATAAGTTTTTTGATCATGTTAATGATCACTCTCTCCATTTTTTTCTATTCGTTTGAAGAGACATATCATTACATTATAACAGGCTTACTTCTGTTAAGTTTCCTGTATCAGGCAGCCAAGATCTATCCCTATACATATTTAGCCAAAAAGCAGGTGATCTCTTTTAAAGGGAGTGACCCTTCATCCATAGTCTCTGTGCTGGTAAGCAATGTCCTAATGACCAACAGGGACCACGAACGTCTTATTGCACTTGTTAAAGAAAAAGAACCAGATCTTTTATTGACGCTCGAGACAGATAAAAAATGGGAGGAGGAGCTCGAGGTCATCGAACAGCAATACCCATACGGGGTAAAAGTCCCTTTGGATAATCTATATGGGATGCACTTATATTCCCGGCTTAAGCTGGAGGACATTGAAGTGAAATACCTCATTTCTGACGAGATACCCTCTATTCACGGTTATGTGCGTTTAAATAACCGGTCCAGGATAAAAATACATTGTTTACACCCAATGCCTCCCAGCCCCACCGAGGATCCAACATCCACCAACCGCGATGCTGAATTACTACTTGTAGGTAAAGATGTAAAAAAGGATAAGGAATCGGTTTTGGTTTTTGGGGATCTCAATGATGTCGCCTGGTCCAGGACTACAAAACTTTTTCAAAAATTAAGCGGATTGCTGGATCCCAGGATAGGCCGGGGATTTTTCAACACCTTTCACGCAGGGAACCGCTTCCTGCGATGGCCGTTGGACCATGTATTTCATACCAGTGACTTTACCCTCATTGAACTTGCCAGGCTTAAAAGTATAGGATCAGACCATTTTCCTATTTTTATTAAGCTCAACTATGAGCCGCGAGCAGAGGTACTGCAGGAGGAACCTGAGGAAGCAGATGGAGAGGAAAAAGAATGGGCAGATGAAAAAATAGAGGAAGGCAATCCAAAAGAAAGAGATGTTTAA
- a CDS encoding response regulator: protein MLKIILIDDDDIVLMIQRKLLQRCGINNEILSFKKGREALDFLLGEIANQNFLILLDINMPVMNGWQFLYRLAELEIPHDIKVVMVTSSVDSYDREAVVKYDKVIGFIEKPITAENCENLKKYPSLKRFF from the coding sequence ATGTTAAAGATCATACTTATTGATGATGACGATATAGTCCTTATGATCCAGCGCAAACTCCTTCAAAGATGTGGGATTAACAATGAGATCCTCTCTTTTAAAAAAGGCAGGGAAGCCCTGGATTTTTTATTGGGAGAGATTGCAAATCAAAACTTTCTCATCCTGCTGGATATCAATATGCCCGTTATGAACGGCTGGCAATTTCTTTACAGGCTTGCCGAGCTGGAAATCCCGCATGATATAAAAGTGGTAATGGTAACATCTTCTGTAGATAGTTATGACCGTGAAGCTGTAGTGAAATATGATAAGGTGATTGGATTTATTGAGAAACCCATCACGGCAGAAAATTGTGAGAACTTGAAGAAATATCCCTCGCTGAAACGATTCTTTTAA
- a CDS encoding PAS domain S-box protein, with protein MSLAWKTPVIVLTGYANKGFGVKTLSLGISDYLLKDELNAVQLSKSIYYSIERKKIEFQLSESEKKYKSLFELSPLPKWVVERKDLRFLSVNAAAVKMYGFSREEFLNMKIRDLWTNKEEPGIEDLLSRKKDDHFNLKVSHTIKTGEQIIVDVQSNPIIFDGIEARVSLLNNITAQLTAEKALMHSEQRFKALVQDGSDLVMILDFKGNFKYISPSAKAVTGVSAEKLLKNNFFYLIHQEDANMVKDCVQRLEHTKRIQIPSYRIKSGGNKYRWIETVITNLSQDPAVNGIVANSRDITDFVLQEKQLRESLTRYDIVAKATSDTITDYDVKNDLMHYNEGIENMFGYKRDEVDPRGSWWEEKVHPEDRKRVNIKVADVYANRTSQLQIEYRFRCADGSYKYILDRSYMVRDTEGNPSRMIGSMQDITELKRYIETIENNNKRLKEIAWTQSHVVRAPLARIMGLIDLLQNHEDIEDIGLLLNSIMSSARELDGIIRKINSKTENASLKGMEC; from the coding sequence GTGAGCCTCGCATGGAAGACCCCGGTAATTGTTTTAACAGGTTATGCCAATAAGGGTTTTGGGGTCAAGACCTTATCACTGGGAATATCAGATTATTTGCTGAAGGATGAACTCAACGCAGTCCAATTATCCAAAAGCATTTACTATAGTATTGAGAGAAAAAAAATAGAATTTCAGTTAAGTGAATCTGAAAAAAAATACAAATCTCTTTTTGAATTAAGTCCGCTTCCTAAGTGGGTTGTAGAACGCAAGGACCTCAGATTCCTTAGTGTAAACGCGGCGGCGGTTAAGATGTATGGATTTTCCCGGGAGGAGTTTTTAAATATGAAGATAAGGGACCTCTGGACCAATAAAGAAGAGCCGGGGATTGAAGATCTTTTAAGCAGGAAGAAGGATGATCACTTTAACTTAAAGGTATCTCACACCATTAAAACCGGAGAACAGATCATCGTTGATGTTCAAAGTAATCCTATTATATTTGATGGGATTGAGGCGCGGGTAAGCCTTTTGAATAATATCACCGCTCAACTCACTGCAGAGAAAGCCCTGATGCATAGTGAACAAAGGTTTAAGGCCCTGGTTCAGGACGGGTCAGACCTGGTGATGATCCTGGATTTCAAGGGTAATTTTAAATACATAAGCCCATCTGCCAAAGCAGTTACCGGGGTTTCTGCAGAAAAACTTTTGAAAAATAACTTTTTCTACCTCATTCATCAGGAAGATGCAAATATGGTGAAGGATTGCGTGCAGCGGCTGGAGCATACAAAAAGGATACAAATACCCTCTTACAGGATAAAGTCCGGGGGAAATAAATATCGTTGGATCGAGACCGTTATTACAAACCTGTCGCAGGATCCCGCAGTAAATGGGATAGTAGCAAACTCCAGGGATATAACAGATTTTGTACTGCAGGAAAAACAGTTAAGGGAAAGTCTTACCCGTTATGATATAGTGGCAAAGGCAACCAGCGATACTATTACAGATTATGATGTTAAGAATGACCTGATGCATTATAATGAGGGGATAGAAAATATGTTTGGCTATAAGCGGGATGAGGTAGATCCCCGTGGTTCCTGGTGGGAGGAAAAGGTGCATCCAGAGGATAGAAAAAGAGTAAATATTAAGGTTGCAGATGTTTATGCAAACAGGACTTCTCAATTACAGATTGAATATCGATTTCGATGTGCAGATGGCAGCTATAAGTATATTCTGGACCGTAGCTATATGGTAAGGGATACTGAAGGTAATCCATCAAGAATGATTGGTTCTATGCAGGATATCACAGAATTGAAAAGATATATCGAGACGATTGAAAACAATAACAAACGCCTTAAAGAAATAGCCTGGACACAATCCCATGTAGTTAGGGCGCCCCTTGCCAGGATTATGGGACTTATCGATCTCCTGCAAAACCATGAGGATATTGAGGATATTGGGCTTTTACTAAATAGTATAATGTCCTCTGCCCGGGAACTGGACGGCATCATAAGGAAAATTAACAGTAAGACCGAAAATGCCAGTCTAAAAGGGATGGAATGTTAA
- a CDS encoding response regulator — protein MPQPQEIMNFIEILLVEDNEGDILLTTEALNDSEIATNISVVKDGLEALNYLQKKDKYSNARSPQLVLLDINLPKVNGFEVLREIKSSEDLKHIPVVILSTSSSEEDIHKCYSNYATCFITKPLSADSFSEVISSVQNFFNSVVQLPKTV, from the coding sequence ATGCCCCAACCCCAAGAGATTATGAATTTTATTGAGATCCTGCTTGTTGAAGATAACGAAGGAGACATATTATTAACCACAGAGGCTTTAAATGATAGCGAAATTGCTACCAATATTTCTGTAGTAAAAGACGGTCTTGAAGCTTTAAATTACCTCCAGAAGAAAGATAAATATTCCAATGCCAGGTCTCCCCAACTGGTACTTCTAGACATTAATTTGCCAAAGGTTAATGGGTTTGAGGTGTTGCGGGAAATAAAATCAAGTGAAGATCTTAAACACATTCCTGTTGTGATCCTTAGCACATCATCTTCAGAAGAAGATATACATAAATGCTATAGCAATTACGCTACCTGCTTTATCACAAAACCTTTAAGTGCCGATTCTTTTTCAGAAGTCATATCCAGTGTCCAAAATTTCTTTAACTCTGTTGTGCAACTCCCAAAAACAGTTTAA
- a CDS encoding PAS domain S-box protein, with protein MYCVARDASALKDAELKILKERSMLKAIIDNIPDPIFVVDRDHRAILTNKNFYSDYLGKENEAETLGLQPVDYFSQEEGMEVMEDNTRVMNSGVSIINRKETVYDHQGNKNVILLTKVPLIIEKEEVSGLVGIARNITAAHNLEQEQDFIYRLIDTLGKASTFKLALEKTIKLLSEFFGFEAAEAWKVGYDQNNLIRIAEYNRDVNIWSGNAVSNFKKGAGLPGMTWEKGKIQVWEKLTGDERFIRKEPVVVHQMDYGIGLPIIYKGEVLAVLTFLAKKQPDNRNRLVDLLTRVAIQISTDVRRKLTENRLNNMYKYSPNLIVVVGMDGYLKKVNPAFVKMFGYTEEELLNTPISQFLHPQDQASTFQRLNEVAEGRSPRNFQNRCKAKNGDWKWISWTPAELLEEEGIVHVFGIDITSLKSSNLELHKYRNVIESSKDAIGLFTLETGEVYLNSSFQEILGYETGNLKGQEAIENMYHGDIISREIFPTLLAGRYWEGDLQIKNSEGENLDYYFSGGPVFNSNNEVIALFGIHTDISERKKYEATLKNYGERINRILESITDGFFSLDSSGFVTHWNKAAEKFSGIARHQIENQNLWQVVPEARELLFFDKHQEALKTMEKTSYEEFHAPSKKWYEVNIYPGVEGASVYFKDITPRKLIENKIKIAKERYDLVAKATRESVYDWDVIKNELEWNGAYYEVYGYKRLLRKDNLSQWLENIHIEDRQSIEATLDLALESGDTKWESEYRLVKSNRKIAYVLERGYIIRDESGKAIRMIGSLQDITELKQNERALEELNHQLQRNAKDLADSNAELEQFAYIASHDLQEPLRMVTSFLSQLQKKYDDQLDDRARQYIHFATDGAVRMRQILLDLLDYSRAGRLEYSREEVDLNDMLTNIENLYASSIKETGATILYGKLPVICAAVTPLQRVLSNLISNGIKYSHRDIPPIIKVTVKEESTCWQFSISDNGIGIDERYFEKVFILFQRLHSREDYSGTGIGLAICKKIVENHGGEIWLESKEGKGSTFHFTINKQF; from the coding sequence ATGTATTGCGTGGCCCGGGACGCATCTGCCCTTAAAGATGCTGAATTAAAGATCCTGAAGGAGCGCTCTATGCTCAAGGCGATCATCGATAACATCCCCGATCCTATCTTCGTGGTAGACCGTGACCACCGGGCTATTCTCACCAACAAAAACTTCTATTCAGATTATTTAGGAAAAGAAAATGAAGCCGAAACACTGGGCTTACAACCTGTAGATTATTTTTCACAGGAAGAGGGCATGGAGGTCATGGAGGATAATACCCGCGTGATGAATTCTGGGGTTTCTATCATTAATAGAAAGGAAACTGTTTATGATCACCAGGGGAACAAGAATGTTATTTTATTAACCAAGGTGCCGCTTATCATTGAGAAGGAGGAGGTATCGGGATTAGTGGGAATAGCAAGGAATATAACAGCGGCGCATAACCTGGAACAGGAGCAGGACTTTATTTACCGGCTTATTGACACCCTTGGAAAGGCTTCTACTTTTAAATTGGCTTTGGAAAAAACAATTAAATTGCTCTCTGAGTTTTTTGGTTTTGAAGCAGCCGAAGCCTGGAAAGTGGGGTATGACCAGAATAATTTAATTCGTATTGCAGAATATAATAGGGATGTAAATATTTGGAGTGGCAATGCGGTTTCTAACTTTAAAAAAGGAGCCGGACTCCCTGGGATGACCTGGGAAAAAGGAAAGATACAGGTTTGGGAAAAATTGACCGGGGATGAGCGCTTTATAAGAAAAGAGCCTGTGGTTGTTCATCAAATGGATTATGGCATTGGACTTCCTATAATTTATAAGGGGGAAGTCCTGGCTGTACTTACATTTTTAGCAAAGAAACAACCAGATAACCGCAACAGGCTGGTGGATTTACTTACGCGAGTGGCAATTCAAATTTCAACAGATGTACGACGTAAGTTGACCGAGAACCGCCTGAACAATATGTACAAATACTCTCCCAATTTAATTGTCGTTGTGGGGATGGATGGTTATCTAAAAAAAGTTAATCCTGCTTTCGTGAAAATGTTTGGGTATACAGAAGAGGAATTGTTAAACACCCCTATCAGCCAATTTCTTCATCCCCAGGACCAGGCCTCAACTTTTCAAAGGCTTAATGAAGTAGCAGAAGGCAGAAGCCCCAGGAATTTTCAAAACAGGTGCAAAGCAAAGAATGGAGATTGGAAATGGATCTCCTGGACTCCGGCCGAACTTCTGGAAGAAGAGGGGATCGTACATGTATTTGGGATAGATATTACTTCTTTAAAATCTTCTAACCTTGAACTTCATAAATACAGGAATGTAATTGAAAGCTCAAAAGATGCGATTGGCCTTTTTACACTGGAAACCGGGGAGGTTTATCTTAATAGCTCTTTTCAGGAGATCCTGGGATATGAAACAGGAAATCTCAAAGGGCAGGAGGCCATTGAGAATATGTATCATGGCGATATAATTTCCCGGGAGATCTTTCCCACCTTACTTGCCGGGAGGTATTGGGAAGGAGATTTGCAAATTAAGAATAGCGAAGGTGAAAATCTGGATTATTACTTCAGCGGTGGTCCGGTCTTTAATTCAAATAACGAAGTCATAGCACTCTTTGGAATACATACCGATATTTCTGAAAGAAAGAAATATGAGGCAACTCTTAAGAATTACGGGGAAAGAATAAACAGGATCCTGGAGAGTATAACCGATGGTTTCTTTTCTCTGGACTCTTCAGGCTTTGTAACACATTGGAACAAGGCTGCCGAAAAATTTTCAGGCATTGCCCGCCATCAAATAGAAAATCAGAATCTTTGGCAAGTGGTACCCGAGGCGAGGGAGCTTTTATTTTTCGATAAACACCAGGAGGCTTTGAAAACAATGGAGAAAACCTCTTATGAAGAATTTCATGCACCTTCAAAGAAGTGGTACGAAGTAAACATATATCCCGGGGTAGAAGGAGCTTCGGTTTACTTCAAGGATATTACACCCAGAAAATTAATAGAAAATAAAATAAAGATCGCCAAAGAACGCTATGACCTCGTTGCAAAAGCTACCCGCGAATCTGTTTATGACTGGGATGTTATTAAAAATGAACTGGAATGGAATGGGGCCTATTATGAGGTATACGGTTACAAAAGATTATTGAGAAAAGATAATTTATCTCAATGGCTGGAAAACATTCATATTGAGGACCGGCAGAGCATTGAAGCAACCCTGGACCTTGCTTTGGAGTCTGGTGATACCAAGTGGGAAAGTGAATACCGCCTGGTAAAATCCAATAGGAAAATTGCGTATGTACTGGAGCGTGGTTATATTATTCGTGATGAAAGCGGTAAAGCTATTAGAATGATTGGTTCCCTGCAGGATATTACAGAACTCAAACAAAATGAAAGGGCTCTCGAGGAGCTCAATCACCAACTACAAAGAAATGCAAAAGATCTTGCCGATTCCAATGCAGAGCTGGAGCAATTTGCTTACATCGCCTCGCACGATCTCCAGGAGCCTTTAAGGATGGTGACAAGTTTTCTCTCCCAGCTACAAAAGAAATATGATGACCAACTGGATGATCGTGCAAGGCAGTATATTCATTTTGCTACAGATGGGGCTGTGAGAATGAGACAGATCCTTTTGGATCTCCTGGATTATTCCAGGGCGGGCAGGTTGGAATATAGCCGGGAAGAAGTAGATCTCAATGATATGCTTACCAATATTGAAAATCTTTATGCAAGTAGTATAAAGGAAACAGGTGCCACCATTCTTTATGGTAAACTACCCGTAATTTGTGCTGCTGTTACCCCTCTTCAAAGAGTGCTTTCCAACTTAATAAGCAACGGTATAAAATATTCACACCGGGATATTCCACCTATCATTAAAGTGACTGTAAAGGAAGAATCGACCTGCTGGCAATTCTCCATTAGTGATAATGGAATAGGAATAGATGAAAGATATTTTGAAAAGGTATTCATTCTTTTTCAACGTTTACATTCCCGTGAGGACTATTCGGGTACTGGGATAGGCCTTGCTATATGTAAAAAAATCGTAGAAAATCATGGTGGTGAAATATGGCTGGAATCTAAAGAAGGAAAAGGAAGTACATTTCATTTCACCATCAACAAACAATTTTAG